From the genome of Candidatus Acetothermia bacterium:
CCGCGATCGTCATTTCTTTGTACATCTACGTCGGGCGGGGGAACCCGGACATCCAGGTTCTTCTCGCCAAGTTCGGCCTGGGGGAGAACCTCGCCACCCCTTTCTGGTGGTTCGCCCTGCTCCCGATCCTGTACGTGACCGGGGGCATCGTGGCCTGCCTCATCGCCATCGCCTACATCCGGTTCTCCCGTCGGGAGCAAGGGATGCAGGGGATTCTGATGAACGGGACCCGGCTCGGGGCCCTCCTCACCGCCGGGTTCGCCGCCCTTTCCACCTGGCTTTCTCCCCTGAACTTCGTCCCGTTTTACGCGGCCATCCTGGGCATCGTGAGTGGGGTCGCGATCGGGTTCGTGTCCGAGTACTACACATCCAGCCGGTACAAGCCGACCCGGCAGCTGGCCAAGGCCTACCAGTCGGGGGCTGCGGTGGGGGTCACCGAGGGGATGGCGGTGGGGATGATGTCCGCCCTGTGGCCGTGTCTGATCATCGCCGTGGCCATGGTGGTCGCGTACCAGCTCGGGGGGCTCCTGGCGGTGGCCTACGCCGCGTTGGGGATGCTGTCGTTCGTGGGGATGACGGTGTCGGTGGACTCGTACGGTCCGATCGGGGACAACGCCGCCGGGATCGCGACGATGGCCAAGCTCGATCCGTCGGTGCGGGAGCGCACGGACCAGTTGGACGCCATCGGCAACACCACCGCTGCCATCGGCAAGGGGTTCGCCATCGGGTCGGCGGCGTTCGCTGCGCTCGGGCTGATCGCGGCGTATCTATGGTCGGCGGCGGGACGAGCGGACGAAGTCCGCGTGCCGGACATCCCGATCATCAACCCCACCATCGGGGGGATGGTGGTGGCCGGGCTGATCGTGGGGGCGATGGTCACCTACGTGTTCTCCGCCCTCCTCATCCGGGCCGTGTCCCGCACCGCGGACGTGATGGTCCAGGAGATCCGGAGGCAATTCCGGGAGAACCCGAAGATCATGTCCGGGGAGGAGTCGCCTGATTACCGGCGGTGCATCACGATCACCGCCCACGGTGGGGTGCGGCGGATGGTGCTCCCCTCCCTCCTCGCCCTGGGGATGCCGCTCTTTGTCGGGCTTCTGTTCGGGCGGTACACGCTGGCTGGGTTCCTCGTGGGGGCATTGCTCTCGGCGATCATGCTCGCCATCTACTGCGCGAACGCGGGAGGGGCGATGGACAACGCCAAGAAGTACGTGGAGGAAGGGCACTTCGGTGGCAAGGGTTCCGAGGCCCACGCCGCCGGGGTGATCGCGGACACGGTGGGGGACCCCCTCAAGGACACGGTGGGGCCATCGCTGGACATCCTGATCAAGCTGATGAGCGTGATCTCGCTCCTGTTCGCGTCGCTGTTCCCGGTCATCCCGTTCTTCATGCGGTGACCGGGGTCGGGGAAAGGATGCCCCAGGCGGAGGAGCTGATCGGGGAGCGCCTGTCCCTGCGGCCGGTGGGGCCTGAGGACCTCGGGCGCGTCCAGCGGTGGGTGGTCGACCGCGAGGTGGGCCGGTACCTCCTGCCGGCATGGTCGCTCCTCCCCACGGCCCGCGGTGGGCGGGTGGAGCGCCTGTACACAGCTCCTGACGGGGTTCACTTCGCGATCGTGCTCAGGAGAGGTAGCCGGCCCATCGGGATCTGCGGGCT
Proteins encoded in this window:
- a CDS encoding sodium-translocating pyrophosphatase encodes the protein MGLMLGAAALVSVAALSWSAYATYWVARRDRGTERMREIQGYIREGAWAFMLAEAKVMAITLAVVGAVLWALFYWEVAVAFWVGSGLAMAAGFIGMNAATLANARTTHAAQSSFKESLNVAFSGGSVMGMAVAGLAVGGLVLVIWLFRREFDPEVLYIHTKTIFGIPGADVNFIKAALIVSAYSAGASLVALFDRVGGGIYTKAADMAADLVGKVELKIPEDDPRNPATIADNVGDNVGDVGGLGADLLESFVGAVISAIVISLYIYVGRGNPDIQVLLAKFGLGENLATPFWWFALLPILYVTGGIVACLIAIAYIRFSRREQGMQGILMNGTRLGALLTAGFAALSTWLSPLNFVPFYAAILGIVSGVAIGFVSEYYTSSRYKPTRQLAKAYQSGAAVGVTEGMAVGMMSALWPCLIIAVAMVVAYQLGGLLAVAYAALGMLSFVGMTVSVDSYGPIGDNAAGIATMAKLDPSVRERTDQLDAIGNTTAAIGKGFAIGSAAFAALGLIAAYLWSAAGRADEVRVPDIPIINPTIGGMVVAGLIVGAMVTYVFSALLIRAVSRTADVMVQEIRRQFRENPKIMSGEESPDYRRCITITAHGGVRRMVLPSLLALGMPLFVGLLFGRYTLAGFLVGALLSAIMLAIYCANAGGAMDNAKKYVEEGHFGGKGSEAHAAGVIADTVGDPLKDTVGPSLDILIKLMSVISLLFASLFPVIPFFMR